A part of Gracilimonas sediminicola genomic DNA contains:
- a CDS encoding tetratricopeptide repeat-containing protein, whose amino-acid sequence MQQLPFNIPKSLSSYVEKFGDNPEEITRKLRKHLKKRGPDAVGHFLLSWFYHLQDNKKDAIKEALKAKTYAPGSPLMEHLHYFLVHPEKFEAAIPTTSYTSSKLKLQQGSRTSPILDLDRLIGMLEAVESKRIQIPTDDEDFDDSDLSKESEEIDDVVTETLAKIHSKQGRKSEAIKMYERLIDKDQDKAEHYQKQIDKLKNKQESAD is encoded by the coding sequence ATGCAACAACTGCCATTCAACATACCAAAGTCATTGTCTTCTTATGTAGAGAAGTTCGGGGATAATCCGGAGGAGATTACCCGGAAACTCAGGAAGCACCTAAAGAAAAGAGGTCCCGATGCGGTTGGCCATTTTCTACTATCATGGTTCTACCATCTGCAGGACAACAAAAAGGATGCTATTAAAGAGGCGTTGAAAGCAAAAACCTATGCACCCGGCAGTCCGTTAATGGAACATTTACATTATTTCCTGGTCCACCCCGAAAAATTCGAAGCCGCTATCCCTACTACTTCTTACACCTCTTCTAAGCTTAAATTACAACAGGGTTCACGTACTTCACCTATATTGGATTTGGACAGGCTCATCGGAATGCTGGAAGCGGTGGAATCAAAACGTATTCAAATTCCTACCGATGATGAGGATTTTGATGATTCCGACCTGAGTAAGGAGTCCGAAGAAATCGATGATGTGGTTACCGAAACGCTGGCCAAAATTCATTCAAAGCAAGGCCGGAAATCAGAGGCTATTAAAATGTACGAACGGCTCATCGATAAGGATCAGGACAAGGCAGAGCATTATCAAAAGCAGATTGATAAGCTCAAGAATAAGCAGGAATCAGCCGACTGA
- the lptE gene encoding LptE family protein, protein MAWNRILLLVTAIFCLSFSSCLRYSFTGASIPQGVNTIFIPFFPDQSNSGLGDLSNRLNEALINRFVNQSKLQLANNESDADAVLDGVITGYTNRPFSIGGDEQSDQNEVTITVRATFKYASKEEAEWTNTFSGKFTYDPTDDPINGENEAANSALEQAANNMFNDAVSNW, encoded by the coding sequence ATGGCCTGGAATAGAATACTACTTTTAGTAACGGCTATCTTCTGCCTGAGCTTTAGCAGCTGCCTTCGTTACAGCTTTACCGGAGCCTCTATTCCTCAGGGCGTTAATACGATTTTCATTCCTTTCTTTCCGGATCAATCAAACAGCGGACTTGGGGATTTAAGCAACCGACTGAATGAAGCACTCATAAACAGGTTCGTAAATCAAAGCAAACTTCAGCTGGCAAATAATGAAAGTGATGCCGATGCCGTGTTGGACGGGGTGATAACCGGCTACACCAACCGCCCTTTCAGTATTGGAGGTGATGAACAGTCTGACCAAAACGAGGTTACAATTACCGTTCGGGCAACCTTTAAATATGCCTCCAAAGAAGAAGCGGAATGGACCAACACCTTTTCCGGGAAGTTCACATACGATCCTACTGATGACCCCATTAACGGGGAAAACGAAGCCGCAAACAGTGCTCTCGAACAAGCAGCAAATAACATGTTTAATGATGCCGTGAGTAACTGGTAA